In Candidatus Nanopelagicales bacterium, a single genomic region encodes these proteins:
- a CDS encoding glycoside hydrolase family 88 protein: protein MRNTKRNKRKLAAITAVSFTLATTGFIAATAKAADGADPVATPTATSSATPSSTATPIATASATATPTVATSAPTTGTSVVCPAVTSEITKPQADAVYQVASTKLAAAARGSKKRYPFGALANQVTYVKTGPSAWTSGFYPGELWLMYQQTKDDRWLKRANQYSKALIKVANDKGTHDLGFMIGLPMGLAHELEPTSALKREYLNAEITAAKSLARRYSNVVHAIKSANYNGKWGVIIDSAMNAPMMIQVGQWLGAEGNYLANEGEQHMLTLANNFIRPNGSTFHRMAFNPKNGMLIGPIAGQGLEGTSSTWSRGQAWAINGFAQAYELTKNPAFLKAAEATANYWMSRVPPGCIPAWDLDVSNNKAPRDSSAAAIAASGLLTLARNEPSADAAKTYNTYARLTLGTLATPGWLNTNTRNPGILLQQSLNVPALARDGSYVWGDFYLLQALAQIATSLPTPTPSATATQIPAQTPASTATPPSSATPKPSPTD from the coding sequence ATGAGGAATACGAAACGCAATAAGCGCAAGCTTGCTGCCATCACTGCTGTTTCCTTCACTCTTGCAACAACAGGATTCATTGCGGCGACAGCCAAAGCGGCTGATGGCGCAGATCCAGTTGCGACACCAACGGCCACTAGTTCGGCAACACCAAGTTCCACGGCAACACCCATAGCAACGGCGAGCGCAACCGCCACTCCAACAGTGGCAACCTCAGCGCCAACCACAGGCACCAGCGTTGTCTGCCCAGCAGTCACGAGTGAAATCACCAAGCCTCAAGCTGATGCGGTCTACCAAGTCGCTTCAACCAAACTTGCCGCAGCGGCAAGGGGCAGTAAAAAGCGCTACCCCTTTGGTGCGCTCGCCAATCAAGTCACTTACGTAAAGACCGGACCATCAGCATGGACTTCTGGTTTTTATCCAGGTGAGTTGTGGTTGATGTATCAGCAGACCAAAGACGATCGCTGGCTTAAACGGGCTAATCAATACAGCAAGGCTCTGATCAAAGTCGCTAACGACAAAGGCACGCACGATCTCGGATTCATGATCGGTTTGCCGATGGGCCTTGCGCATGAACTTGAACCAACGAGTGCACTCAAGCGCGAATACCTAAATGCTGAAATCACTGCAGCAAAATCACTTGCTCGCCGCTATAGCAATGTGGTGCACGCAATTAAGTCCGCGAACTACAACGGCAAGTGGGGCGTGATTATCGATTCAGCAATGAACGCCCCCATGATGATTCAAGTTGGCCAGTGGCTCGGTGCGGAAGGTAATTACCTTGCCAATGAAGGTGAGCAACACATGCTCACGCTGGCCAATAATTTCATTCGCCCTAATGGTTCGACGTTTCATCGCATGGCATTCAATCCAAAGAACGGCATGCTGATCGGGCCGATTGCAGGTCAAGGTCTTGAAGGAACCTCAAGCACGTGGTCGCGCGGGCAGGCGTGGGCGATCAATGGTTTTGCGCAAGCCTATGAACTCACCAAGAATCCAGCATTCTTAAAAGCTGCGGAAGCAACAGCGAACTACTGGATGTCTCGCGTGCCACCCGGCTGCATTCCAGCATGGGATCTCGATGTCAGTAACAACAAAGCGCCACGTGATTCAAGTGCTGCAGCAATCGCAGCAAGTGGCTTACTCACCCTTGCACGAAATGAACCAAGTGCTGATGCGGCAAAGACCTACAACACGTATGCGCGCCTGACCTTAGGAACGCTGGCTACCCCTGGTTGGCTCAACACCAACACCCGTAACCCAGGCATCCTGTTGCAGCAGAGTTTGAATGTTCCAGCCCTTGCTCGCGATGGCAGTTACGTGTGGGGCGACTTCTACCTGCTCCAGGCCCTCGCGCAGATTGCAACGAGCCTGCCAACTCCAACACCAAGCGCGACGGCGACTCAAATACCTGCCCAAACACCGGCCTCAACGGCTACCCCACCTAGTTCAGCAACGCCAAAGCCAAGCCCTACTGACTAG
- a CDS encoding NAD(P)H-quinone oxidoreductase: MHAITQPHGFGSYETLVWSKAPDPVAAPGEVVITIAATAVNRADTLQRIGKYNPPAGSTEIIGLECAGLISEVGVGVTRFQIGDRVCALLAGGGYAEKVAVPVEQVMPVPGNLSLIEAAALPEVACTVWSNVFMTANLKQGEWLLIHGGGSGIGTHAIQLAKAAGVRIAVTAGSQKKLDACAALGAELLINYNTQDFVEVIKNEIGGVDVILDMVGAKYLEKNIDALNRNGRIAIIGMLGGIKGEINLQALLQKNGTIHAMALRSRPVSEKDLICRAVERTIWPWIEAGLVQPSIDLELPIQQAGEAHRMIEAGEITGKVVLIVNGEIK, from the coding sequence GTGCACGCAATCACTCAACCACATGGCTTTGGTAGCTACGAGACTCTCGTGTGGAGCAAGGCTCCCGATCCAGTAGCAGCACCAGGTGAAGTCGTCATCACCATTGCCGCGACAGCAGTCAATCGTGCTGACACCTTACAGCGCATTGGAAAATACAATCCGCCTGCTGGATCCACCGAGATCATCGGCTTGGAGTGCGCGGGGCTCATCAGTGAAGTTGGCGTTGGCGTCACCCGCTTTCAGATCGGCGATCGGGTGTGTGCGCTGCTCGCTGGCGGCGGATATGCCGAAAAGGTTGCGGTTCCGGTTGAACAGGTGATGCCAGTTCCCGGAAATCTCAGCTTGATCGAAGCTGCAGCATTGCCCGAGGTTGCGTGCACAGTGTGGAGCAACGTCTTCATGACTGCGAACTTGAAGCAAGGCGAATGGCTGCTCATTCACGGTGGTGGCTCAGGTATTGGCACGCATGCCATTCAGCTAGCCAAAGCCGCTGGTGTGCGCATTGCAGTAACCGCAGGCAGTCAAAAGAAGCTTGACGCTTGTGCTGCACTCGGTGCTGAATTACTTATCAACTACAACACTCAAGATTTTGTAGAGGTAATCAAAAATGAAATCGGTGGAGTCGATGTCATTCTTGACATGGTCGGCGCCAAATACCTCGAAAAGAATATTGACGCTCTCAATCGCAACGGTCGCATCGCGATCATCGGCATGCTCGGTGGCATCAAAGGTGAGATCAACTTGCAAGCACTGCTCCAAAAGAACGGCACGATTCACGCAATGGCCCTTCGTAGTCGCCCGGTGAGCGAAAAGGATCTGATTTGTCGTGCCGTCGAGCGCACGATCTGGCCATGGATCGAAGCCGGATTAGTGCAGCCATCTATTGACCTGGAATTGCCAATTCAACAAGCAGGTGAGGCTCATCGCATGATTGAAGCCGGAGAAATCACCGGCAAGGTTGTGCTCATAGTGAATGGCGAGATCAAGTAG
- a CDS encoding sulfite exporter TauE/SafE family protein, with the protein MSLTDIDFALTLGGLIAGIVVGLTGMGGAALVTPMLVLIFGINPATAVSSDVVAAAIMKPFGSWVHIRNKTVHWGLVRWLSLGSIPGVLIGTWIFNSVLQSEDAANTIKVWIGAVLLVALAAMVAKAYISKRLKAKHGQQELLGTKMPVKPIPTVILGASVGLIVGMTSVGSGSLIVTVLLLLYPLLRPSVLVGTDLVQAVPMLIAGAIAHAGFGVIDIAVVVSLLIGQIPGVIMGAKLSTKYDGHLLRYLLMVILAATALKLLGIVSSLIAGIIAIAGVVIVGGLMLKELRAKDETNEGQEPSQVA; encoded by the coding sequence GTGAGCCTGACTGACATTGACTTTGCCCTGACCCTGGGTGGCCTGATTGCTGGCATCGTCGTGGGGTTGACCGGTATGGGCGGCGCAGCTCTGGTGACCCCGATGCTCGTCCTCATCTTCGGTATTAATCCGGCAACCGCAGTTTCAAGTGACGTAGTGGCCGCCGCGATCATGAAACCGTTTGGTTCCTGGGTACACATTCGAAATAAGACTGTGCACTGGGGTTTGGTGCGCTGGCTCTCCCTTGGTTCGATTCCCGGGGTACTGATCGGCACCTGGATCTTTAATTCCGTACTGCAAAGCGAAGATGCCGCGAACACCATCAAGGTGTGGATCGGTGCAGTGCTCCTTGTCGCCCTGGCAGCCATGGTTGCTAAGGCGTATATCTCCAAGCGGTTGAAAGCCAAGCACGGTCAACAAGAACTACTCGGCACCAAAATGCCAGTGAAGCCCATTCCGACCGTCATTCTTGGCGCATCCGTTGGCTTAATCGTTGGTATGACCAGCGTTGGTTCAGGTTCGTTGATCGTCACTGTGTTGCTTCTGCTCTACCCACTGCTTCGCCCGAGTGTTCTTGTGGGAACCGACTTGGTGCAAGCAGTTCCGATGTTGATTGCTGGTGCGATTGCGCACGCAGGATTTGGTGTCATTGACATCGCAGTTGTGGTGTCATTGTTGATCGGCCAGATTCCCGGCGTGATCATGGGCGCAAAACTTTCCACCAAGTACGACGGTCACCTCTTGCGTTATTTACTGATGGTGATTCTGGCCGCAACAGCATTGAAGTTGCTTGGCATTGTCAGCAGTTTGATAGCCGGCATCATTGCAATCGCTGGTGTGGTGATTGTTGGTGGCTTGATGCTGAAAGAACTTCGCGCGAAAGACGAGACCAACGAGGGGCAAGAGCCTTCCCAAGTGGCATAG
- a CDS encoding NADH-ubiquinone oxidoreductase-F iron-sulfur binding region domain-containing protein, giving the protein MSTPPVGNARLLPVGPSGQALDLRSLAAHEAHFGRLPLVQGPRIGKPGPLVHEIETSGLRGRGGGWFPTARKIHAVVESAGARRAWSSGRKPVVVANAMEGEPASSKDAVLLRHCPHLVLDGVSALAATIGATSAYIAVHRGSAVVDVVLRALAERNDAVTIELVTPPARYVSSEESALAHWIGEGMGTPVYGKRTFQRGVNDRPTEVQNAETMAHIGLIARYGGQWFASVGETSAPGTCLVSVGGAVNSPGVIEVTVGTPVAEIIKRCNGFSAEVSGFLTGGYGGGWAGYDALMNASWSPDSVAAAGGVIGAGILWAFDAHDCPVTAMARVARWMAGESAGQCGPCRFGLPSLADDLDVLSARSASSADLHRLTSRLPLVQQRGGCKHPDGVARFITSGLQVFQTEVAHHIHGRCSADTHHSSVVTPLPIVDQRITPVGFPGKDFK; this is encoded by the coding sequence ATGAGCACGCCACCTGTCGGAAATGCCCGACTCCTGCCCGTTGGCCCCTCAGGGCAAGCACTGGATCTGCGCTCACTGGCAGCCCATGAGGCCCACTTTGGTCGACTTCCCTTGGTCCAAGGACCTCGCATTGGTAAGCCTGGGCCGTTGGTCCACGAAATAGAAACCTCAGGCTTACGAGGCCGTGGCGGTGGCTGGTTTCCCACGGCCCGAAAGATCCATGCGGTGGTGGAAAGCGCAGGAGCTCGCCGAGCTTGGTCATCTGGCCGCAAGCCTGTTGTCGTGGCCAACGCAATGGAAGGTGAACCCGCATCCAGCAAAGACGCAGTTCTCCTTCGGCATTGCCCTCATCTAGTTCTTGATGGCGTGAGTGCACTGGCGGCAACCATCGGTGCAACATCGGCATATATCGCTGTGCACCGCGGTTCCGCAGTTGTTGACGTCGTTTTGCGTGCACTTGCCGAACGCAATGATGCAGTGACCATCGAACTGGTTACCCCACCAGCTCGCTATGTCTCCAGCGAAGAAAGTGCACTCGCACACTGGATCGGTGAAGGCATGGGTACGCCTGTTTATGGAAAACGAACCTTTCAACGCGGAGTGAACGATCGACCTACCGAAGTGCAGAACGCAGAAACGATGGCGCACATTGGCTTGATTGCACGATATGGCGGCCAATGGTTCGCATCTGTTGGCGAGACTTCTGCACCTGGCACGTGCTTAGTTTCGGTGGGTGGAGCAGTGAACTCACCGGGAGTTATTGAAGTAACAGTTGGCACCCCAGTTGCTGAAATTATTAAGCGCTGCAATGGTTTTTCCGCTGAAGTCTCCGGCTTCCTTACCGGTGGCTATGGCGGTGGTTGGGCTGGTTATGACGCACTGATGAACGCATCGTGGTCACCTGATTCTGTTGCGGCTGCGGGCGGCGTCATTGGTGCGGGCATTCTTTGGGCCTTTGATGCACATGACTGCCCTGTTACCGCAATGGCTCGTGTAGCTCGATGGATGGCTGGCGAAAGTGCTGGCCAATGCGGTCCATGTCGTTTCGGTTTGCCTTCCCTTGCTGATGATCTAGATGTACTTTCCGCGCGCTCAGCATCGTCTGCGGATCTCCATCGGTTGACTTCACGGCTTCCACTGGTGCAACAGCGCGGTGGATGTAAGCACCCAGATGGAGTTGCGCGATTTATTACTTCGGGCTTGCAGGTCTTTCAAACAGAAGTTGCACATCACATTCACGGGCGATGCAGCGCTGATACCCATCACTCATCAGTGGTGACACCATTGCCGATTGTTGATCAACGAATCACACCCGTGGGCTTCCCCGGAAAGGATTTCAAATGA
- a CDS encoding ferredoxin, translated as MSELHEIRLDPTLCDAHGFCVELLPELFTLDEWGYPLLNSGTLTTAVPHQLLGAAKKAVVACPVAALRLERLQQ; from the coding sequence ATGAGCGAACTTCATGAAATCCGCCTGGATCCAACGTTGTGCGATGCGCATGGGTTTTGCGTGGAGCTACTTCCGGAACTGTTCACCCTCGATGAGTGGGGGTATCCGCTCCTGAACTCAGGCACCCTGACGACCGCGGTGCCCCATCAGCTCTTAGGGGCAGCCAAGAAAGCCGTTGTCGCCTGCCCCGTTGCCGCGTTACGACTCGAACGCCTACAACAGTAA
- a CDS encoding FAD:protein FMN transferase, translated as MNEVREFRAMGAACMISVYAPAHAEKLTELGRMRVEILEQSWSRFRESSELNRVNACAGSGPMVVSADMLTLVWHMKHAWEITGGLFDPTMLSEIKAAGYDADYASVIARGALAGIASWNQEAVSGAEGTSAIPTTRVSFMNDVNIDLKASTISLPAGVGLDPGAIGKGLGADIVAHELMEAGASGVLVDLGGDIVVAGKPGDADAWVIAIEDERDPNNAAREPQLVTCNTRSTNDEHETFGIATSSTLYRRWAGGTRHHVIDPRTGQMADPDLIQATVWCGAGWLAEVTATAAMLMKPDAACAWLTTHDAGYTVMTPTQMWSSLEKVQHG; from the coding sequence GTGAATGAAGTCAGAGAGTTTCGGGCAATGGGTGCCGCGTGCATGATTTCGGTCTACGCGCCTGCCCATGCAGAAAAATTGACCGAGTTAGGTCGCATGCGTGTTGAAATCCTTGAACAATCATGGTCGCGTTTCCGCGAAAGCAGTGAACTCAATCGCGTGAATGCGTGCGCGGGCAGCGGACCAATGGTGGTGAGCGCGGACATGCTCACACTCGTGTGGCACATGAAGCACGCATGGGAAATTACTGGTGGCTTATTTGATCCAACAATGTTGAGTGAAATTAAAGCCGCTGGATACGACGCAGACTATGCGTCGGTCATCGCACGCGGAGCACTTGCCGGCATTGCTTCGTGGAATCAGGAAGCGGTTTCTGGTGCAGAAGGAACAAGTGCGATACCTACTACGCGCGTTAGTTTTATGAATGACGTGAACATTGATCTTAAAGCAAGCACCATTTCCTTGCCGGCAGGAGTTGGGCTAGATCCAGGTGCTATCGGCAAAGGCTTGGGCGCCGACATCGTGGCTCATGAGCTAATGGAAGCCGGTGCCAGTGGCGTGCTCGTTGATCTTGGTGGCGACATCGTGGTCGCGGGTAAACCTGGTGATGCTGACGCATGGGTGATTGCGATTGAGGATGAGCGAGATCCCAATAACGCAGCGCGTGAACCACAATTAGTGACATGTAATACCCGGAGTACGAATGACGAGCATGAAACATTTGGCATTGCCACGTCATCGACCCTGTATCGCCGTTGGGCTGGTGGTACACGCCATCATGTGATTGATCCGCGCACCGGCCAGATGGCTGATCCTGATTTGATTCAAGCAACGGTGTGGTGCGGTGCGGGATGGTTAGCTGAAGTGACAGCTACAGCGGCAATGTTGATGAAGCCAGATGCTGCGTGCGCTTGGCTTACAACACATGACGCGGGGTACACCGTGATGACTCCCACGCAAATGTGGTCATCGCTAGAGAAGGTGCAACATGGGTGA
- a CDS encoding ferric reductase-like transmembrane domain-containing protein: MGETAWTWLAIRASGITAWGLLTAVVVWGILLRTRILGRAASPTRLLDLHRWLGALALSFLAIHMVFLLFDSYLTFTVAQILIPGLSSWNTFAVALGVIAFWFMIPVSIVGRLRPRLKNSGAKLFQQSHWLAYAAWPIATMHYILAGTDALASWSLALLIAGSALIVLGLMARGFIPSPGPTRAAGSVVVRS; this comes from the coding sequence ATGGGTGAAACTGCATGGACCTGGTTAGCGATTCGCGCATCTGGGATCACTGCTTGGGGTTTACTGACCGCCGTAGTGGTCTGGGGAATCCTGTTGCGCACACGCATTCTGGGTCGGGCTGCTTCACCTACACGGCTACTTGACCTGCACCGCTGGCTTGGCGCGTTAGCTCTAAGTTTTCTCGCGATCCACATGGTTTTCTTGCTCTTTGACTCATATCTCACGTTCACGGTGGCGCAGATTTTGATTCCTGGGCTTTCATCGTGGAACACCTTTGCGGTGGCGCTGGGGGTTATCGCATTTTGGTTCATGATTCCGGTGTCAATCGTTGGACGGTTACGTCCTCGCTTGAAAAACTCAGGAGCAAAGCTCTTCCAGCAATCGCACTGGTTGGCCTATGCGGCTTGGCCAATCGCCACCATGCATTACATCCTGGCTGGTACCGATGCTCTCGCCTCGTGGTCACTCGCGCTACTGATTGCAGGTAGTGCACTGATTGTGTTGGGGCTGATGGCTCGCGGATTTATTCCATCACCTGGGCCCACGCGTGCTGCTGGTTCAGTGGTTGTTCGTTCGTAA
- a CDS encoding molybdopterin-binding protein, with protein sequence MSTYGLDGVLAWEQAFHVATTSGRALPTVAARLDEAGGSILGKPLLRLTDEPAADSAQSDGYAICGEGPWLAVADTRLQPGECMFLHAGQPIPDHTDAVISVAAVEARKANDDSIIVIALDALTGVIDESVRPELGSGIARQASRATLGSELVPAGRQVTAAVLALAASSGHDFVEIVRPPVVGTVVLGHTLLSQGLPRDGRIRDALGDAVAHFAGSQGARSNPPLRAPDTAQLLLEHIDDANVDILITTGSTAPTPDNHVRQVMSDLGARWLIDGVASTPGTQMLLAKLPDGRFVVGLPGEPASALAGLLTIVAPLIRGMRGAPAPVLSHAVLVDEPPIGDYQDDTRLVPVTLSRSGSNLIAKKLSGSLNDISDWANADGIAFIAPDVMNAGTSVPIISL encoded by the coding sequence ATGAGTACTTACGGGCTTGATGGTGTGCTTGCTTGGGAACAGGCCTTTCATGTTGCCACCACTTCTGGCAGGGCCCTTCCCACTGTTGCCGCCCGACTTGATGAAGCAGGCGGAAGTATTCTCGGCAAACCCTTACTGAGATTAACCGACGAGCCCGCAGCAGACAGCGCCCAAAGTGACGGGTATGCAATTTGTGGTGAAGGTCCGTGGCTTGCGGTAGCTGATACTCGCCTTCAACCCGGGGAATGCATGTTTTTGCATGCCGGGCAACCTATTCCTGATCACACGGATGCGGTTATTTCTGTCGCTGCTGTTGAAGCACGCAAAGCCAATGACGATTCAATCATTGTGATCGCACTCGATGCCCTCACCGGTGTCATTGATGAGTCTGTGCGACCAGAACTTGGCAGTGGCATCGCCCGCCAGGCTTCCAGAGCAACACTTGGCAGTGAACTTGTGCCGGCAGGACGCCAAGTAACTGCGGCAGTGCTAGCACTTGCTGCTTCAAGTGGGCACGATTTTGTAGAGATCGTCCGCCCGCCTGTCGTTGGCACGGTTGTGCTCGGCCATACGTTGCTCAGTCAAGGACTGCCACGCGATGGGCGCATTCGCGATGCCCTCGGCGATGCGGTTGCGCATTTTGCGGGGTCCCAAGGTGCTCGTTCCAATCCACCACTGCGCGCACCCGATACCGCGCAGCTCCTCCTTGAACATATCGATGACGCCAACGTTGACATCTTGATCACTACTGGCTCCACCGCTCCCACACCTGACAATCATGTGCGTCAAGTCATGAGTGATCTTGGTGCGCGTTGGCTCATTGATGGCGTTGCCTCCACCCCCGGTACCCAAATGTTGTTAGCGAAACTTCCTGATGGTCGCTTTGTTGTGGGGCTACCAGGTGAACCTGCATCAGCATTAGCTGGCTTGCTCACGATTGTTGCGCCCCTCATTCGGGGTATGCGTGGTGCACCTGCACCCGTGCTCTCCCACGCAGTGCTTGTTGATGAACCACCAATTGGCGATTATCAAGATGACACCAGATTGGTTCCCGTCACGCTGAGTAGATCGGGATCAAACCTCATTGCCAAAAAACTATCTGGATCATTAAACGACATCAGTGACTGGGCGAATGCAGATGGGATCGCATTTATCGCGCCTGACGTGATGAACGCCGGCACATCCGTTCCAATTATTTCGCTCTAA
- a CDS encoding response regulator transcription factor: MRVLVVEDDPAVAQPLIEGLIRNGFEVEHVGYAAHVLPAITTMAGIDVVLLDLGLPDGDGLDVLREIRRTSDVPVIIATARGDETDRIVGLELGSDDYVVKPFSVRELAARIRAVARRRRIEPTSQGGRVVVNRSHRTVMVDGVEVDLTTKEFDLLAVLAEEPGRAVPRQELFSRVWDPVWVGTGKTLDVHIASLRKKLHDPDLVETVRGVGYRLADHSA; the protein is encoded by the coding sequence GTGCGCGTTCTCGTTGTTGAAGATGACCCGGCTGTGGCCCAGCCATTAATTGAGGGTCTCATTCGCAATGGGTTCGAAGTTGAGCACGTCGGGTATGCAGCGCATGTACTCCCAGCAATCACGACCATGGCTGGCATCGATGTTGTGCTCTTGGATCTGGGGCTTCCTGATGGCGATGGACTCGATGTATTGCGCGAAATTCGCCGCACGAGTGACGTCCCGGTGATTATTGCGACAGCTCGAGGAGATGAGACCGATCGCATTGTTGGCCTGGAACTGGGTTCAGATGATTATGTGGTCAAGCCGTTTAGTGTTCGTGAGTTAGCGGCCCGTATTCGCGCCGTTGCTCGCCGGCGTCGCATTGAACCGACATCTCAGGGTGGTCGAGTCGTGGTGAACCGCTCGCATCGAACGGTCATGGTTGATGGAGTTGAAGTTGACTTGACCACGAAAGAGTTTGACTTACTTGCAGTGCTTGCCGAAGAACCAGGCCGCGCAGTTCCTCGACAAGAACTGTTCTCACGCGTGTGGGATCCGGTGTGGGTGGGTACTGGAAAAACCCTTGATGTGCACATTGCTTCTCTACGAAAAAAATTGCACGATCCTGATTTGGTCGAGACCGTGCGCGGTGTCGGATATCGACTCGCGGATCACTCAGCGTGA
- a CDS encoding ATP-binding protein has protein sequence MTRRLVLVMTLLAAGVAVALAVPLGFVISNDRHASFMNELQRETLATSIALSAQPVKTWPATVKAVSKATGARVVIVNSKYSLVADSQESAVDRVFERPEIATALAGVLASGDRPSDTLGTDLHYVSAPVIKNEKAVAAVRLSLVDSDVVAVVRQVQIVLAIFVLVVMAFAALIAWLIARSIAAPLSRVATIAEQLPDDLSLRAQEHQGPAEVQAVAIALNTTAQRLTGILERTQAVAADASHHLKTPLTGVRLRLEAIEDISEQEDVRVEAQKATAEVDRLTRRIDQVLALARSDAGDTLRGRCDASGVIAERIDQASVTAQECDLQLVQDLAPHIIAAVTAPPLARVIDELLGNAFEYARTQVRITLVERDGFAVLTVEDDGLGLPTIEQEVVFNRFVRGATAVAGGSGLGLALVRETARACGGDAVTFTSALGGLAVRTTWPLA, from the coding sequence GTGACGCGGCGCTTAGTACTTGTCATGACCCTGCTCGCTGCAGGCGTCGCTGTGGCATTAGCCGTGCCCTTGGGTTTCGTCATTTCTAATGACCGGCATGCATCGTTTATGAATGAATTGCAACGGGAAACTCTTGCAACATCAATCGCTCTATCGGCCCAACCGGTGAAAACCTGGCCAGCAACTGTGAAAGCAGTTTCCAAGGCCACGGGTGCTCGAGTCGTGATCGTGAACAGCAAATACTCACTCGTTGCGGACAGTCAAGAAAGTGCAGTTGACCGAGTCTTTGAACGTCCAGAAATTGCCACAGCATTAGCTGGAGTTTTGGCTTCAGGTGATCGACCGTCTGACACCTTGGGCACTGACTTGCATTATGTGTCCGCTCCGGTGATCAAGAACGAAAAAGCTGTTGCGGCAGTGAGGCTTTCACTTGTCGACTCAGATGTGGTTGCCGTGGTGCGCCAAGTACAAATCGTGCTGGCAATATTTGTGTTGGTTGTGATGGCATTTGCAGCGCTCATCGCGTGGCTGATTGCTCGTTCAATTGCTGCGCCACTTTCACGCGTTGCAACGATTGCTGAGCAATTGCCTGACGATCTTTCCTTGCGAGCGCAGGAGCATCAGGGGCCCGCGGAGGTTCAAGCGGTTGCCATTGCACTGAACACCACTGCTCAACGTCTCACTGGAATCTTGGAACGCACGCAGGCGGTTGCTGCGGATGCCTCGCATCACTTAAAAACTCCGTTAACGGGAGTGCGGTTGCGCCTTGAAGCGATCGAGGATATTTCTGAGCAAGAAGACGTGCGAGTTGAAGCACAAAAAGCCACTGCAGAAGTTGATCGGCTCACTCGGCGTATCGATCAGGTCCTCGCGCTTGCGCGAAGCGATGCCGGGGATACGTTGCGTGGGCGTTGTGATGCATCAGGTGTGATTGCTGAACGCATTGATCAGGCTTCGGTGACTGCCCAAGAATGTGATCTGCAGTTGGTTCAAGATCTTGCACCGCACATCATTGCGGCAGTGACCGCGCCGCCACTTGCTCGAGTGATCGACGAACTCTTAGGTAATGCTTTCGAATATGCCCGTACACAGGTACGGATAACTTTGGTGGAGCGAGACGGTTTCGCGGTGCTGACTGTCGAAGATGACGGCCTGGGTTTACCGACCATTGAACAAGAAGTGGTCTTCAACAGATTTGTTCGCGGCGCAACTGCTGTTGCTGGTGGGTCTGGACTTGGGCTTGCGCTTGTGCGCGAAACGGCTCGTGCTTGTGGCGGCGATGCAGTTACGTTCACTTCGGCTTTAGGTGGCTTGGCAGTGCGCACCACTTGGCCATTGGCCTAA
- a CDS encoding glucosyl-3-phosphoglycerate synthase produces MAHVRPLRLTSELSVEALVAKKQGRTISVCIPARNEAATIAPILLRIKRELMDAHPLVDQLIVMDHESTDQTAEVARECGASVIPANDVLAQFGPALGKGDVLWRSVEASTGEIVVWLDADLASFTAQYVTALVEPMLNDESIALVRANYQRTLHGEGDEGGRVTELTARPILKLLYPELAHIRQPLGGEYAIRRDVAKALPFEIDYGVEMGLLIDVARTYGVESIAQSDLGVRTHRNRPLAELHEQAIQVMRAALTRDVEIDLHTGITVRPALNIAHNMGNASAAGQ; encoded by the coding sequence ATGGCACACGTTCGCCCACTTCGCCTCACCTCTGAACTCTCCGTCGAAGCCCTTGTTGCCAAGAAGCAAGGTCGCACAATCAGCGTGTGTATTCCGGCGCGCAACGAAGCCGCGACCATCGCGCCCATCTTGTTGCGCATCAAACGCGAACTCATGGATGCGCATCCACTTGTCGATCAGCTCATCGTGATGGATCACGAATCAACAGATCAAACAGCTGAGGTTGCTCGCGAATGTGGCGCGAGCGTTATTCCCGCAAATGATGTTCTTGCGCAATTTGGCCCAGCACTGGGTAAGGGCGACGTGTTGTGGCGCTCGGTTGAAGCTTCCACCGGCGAGATTGTGGTATGGCTTGATGCTGACCTTGCATCCTTCACTGCCCAATACGTGACCGCACTAGTTGAACCAATGCTCAATGACGAATCCATTGCATTAGTACGCGCGAACTATCAGCGCACCTTGCATGGTGAAGGTGATGAAGGCGGTCGCGTTACAGAACTCACTGCTCGGCCAATCTTGAAGTTGCTCTACCCAGAACTCGCGCATATTCGTCAGCCACTTGGGGGTGAATACGCTATTCGTCGCGACGTTGCCAAAGCGCTTCCGTTTGAAATTGATTACGGCGTAGAGATGGGCCTACTCATCGATGTCGCTCGCACCTACGGCGTTGAATCAATTGCACAATCCGACCTCGGAGTCCGCACCCACCGCAACCGCCCACTTGCCGAGTTACACGAACAGGCGATCCAGGTGATGCGCGCTGCGCTAACCCGCGATGTGGAAATTGATTTACATACGGGCATCACTGTTCGACCAGCACTCAATATTGCTCACAACATGGGCAACGCCAGCGCCGCTGGTCAATAA